TACAGCTGAAGTAATTAAAGATCCAAACAGAAAAACCCTAAAAAGTTTTAAGCGCAATCCTAAGGAATTCTTAGTACTTAAAGAGGCTTCTCTAAGAAACCTTAAAAATATCAACGTTTCTTTTCCCTTAAACGCTCTTACGGTAGTAGTAGGAGTTTCAGGCTCAGGGAAGTCTACTTTATTAGAGGAATGCCTTTACGAAAATCTAAAAAGACTTTTAGAGGGAGAAAAAAACGTTATTTACGGTTTAAAAAACATAGAAAACTGGGAAAAAATCAAAAGGGTATATTTAGTAGACCACCAACCTATAGGAAACACCCCAAAATCTACCCCTGCTACCTATGTAGGAGTTTTTACCGACATCAGAAAGGCCTTTGCCAACACTTTATTGGCTAAACAACGAGGTTACAAAGAAGGCAGATTTTCCTTTAATACCAAAGAAGGGCAGTGTCCTTATTGCAATGGACAGGGATATGAAAAGATAGAGATTAAATTTTTACCTGCAGTTTATCAAAAATGTGAATACTGTGGAGGTAAACGATATAATCCAGAAACCTTAGAAATTTTGTTAAAAAATAAAAACATCGCAGAGGTCCTTGAGATGGACTTTGCTGAAGCTGTAGAATTTTTCAGCAACTACCCCTCGATCCAACATAAGCTTAAAATCCTTTGCGATATTGGCCTTGACTATCTAACCTTAGGACAGCCAAGTCCAACCTTGTCTGGAGGAGAAGCTCAGAGGATAAAGCTTGCCAAAGAGTTTATCAAGTCTTCTCAACCTGGGAACCTTTATCTTCTTGATGAGCCTACCACAGGACTTCACATAAAAGACGTAGAAAAATTAGCAGAACTCTTACAAGGTTTAATCCAGAAAGGGCATACAGTAATCGTGATAGAACATAACCTTGAACTTATCAAATGGGCAGACTGGGTGGTAGAACTTGGACCTGAAGGAGGAGAAAAAGGAGGAGAAATCCTTTTTCAAGGTCCGATAGAAGATTTCTTAAAAGCTTCTACCCCTACCTCTAAAATCCTTAAAAAATATCTTAAGTTGACCTAAATCAAGGTTTTTTTTATTTAGGTCAGTTTATATTTTAACTAAACTTATAAAAAATAAAAAGGAGGGCATATATCGATGAAAGCCTCTAAGATTATAGAAATAGACGAGGAACTCTGCAATGGATGTGGTCAGTGTGTAATTGCCTGCCACGAAGGGGCGATAGCTATCGTCAATGGCAAGGCTAAGCTTGTAGCAGAAGAGGTATGTGACGGGCTTGGGGCTTGCATAGGTGAATGTCCTACCGGTGCTATAAAACTTATAGAAAAACCTCAAACTTCCTCTTTCTTACCTTGTGGATGTCCCTCTCATCAAATTAAAGAGTTTATTCCTAAAAACCAACCTACTGGTGCAACCGAAATACCTTCTTCCCTTTCTCATTGGCCGGTTAAACTTAGATTAGTCCCGCCTTCTGCTAAATTTTTAAAGGGAGCTAATCTATTGATTTGTGCAGACTGTGTAGCCGTAGCTTATCCCCACCTTCATACCCATCTTCTTCCTGGCAAGAAAATCCTAACGGGATGTCCTAAGTTTGACCCACCTGAGTTATACTGGGAAAATTTATCTGAGATTTTACATCAAGCCCAACCGAATGGTTTAGAAATAGCCATCATGGAAGTGCCTTGTTGCAAAAATTTGGTTAAACTGCTCTTAGACGTAAGAAAAACTTTAAGCCAAAAACTTCCCTTTAAGGTCTACACCATTAGTATAGACGGAAGGCTTAAAGATATAGAGGAGGTTTAAAGGATGAAACAAGATATGGTTATGCCCTATGGAATTTCATCTGTAGCTTACGAGATTATTACCTGCTTTGGTCCAAAAGGATGTCCTAACGCTATAAACCGTCCTCTCGAGCTTATAAAAACCCTTGAAAATGTACTTAAAAACTCTCAACTGGATGATTTTATAAAAAACAAACTAAAAGGGCAACCTTTAAAACCCCATCACCGGTTTAAAGTCTCCATTTCAGACTGTCCGAACGGGTGTTCCCAGCTTTATATCGCTGACTTTGGAATCCATAGTTTTGTTAAAATAAAACACGATGATAGTTTGTGCACTCTATGTGACAATTGTGTAATTTCTTGTGAGGAAGGGGCGATTAAAAAAGTCGATCAAAAAATTGTAATAGACAATAAAAAATGTATAGGATGTGGTGGATGTATAAAAGCTTGTCCTGAAGGAGCTATAAAAGAAACCTATAGAGGTTATAAAATCTACGTCGGAGGGAAACTGGGGAGACATCCAAGACTGGCTTCCTTTTTAACCAAGGCTTCACCTGAAGAAGTTCCGGTTTACTTGAAAAACTTGATAGAGTTTTACCAAAACCACAACGAAAAAGGAGAAAGGGTGGGGGCTATGATAGAAAAGATGGGATGGCAAAAGGTAAAAAAACTTTTAAACCAAAAATCCTAAACCTAATTTTTTATAAACCAACTGCCTTTTTTAAAAGTTTAACTTCTTCTTCAGAAAGAGGAACTATTTCTGATGGTTTGAGTTCTCCTAATTCAACAGGACCTATCGCTATCCTTTTTAAACCTACAACCTTATAGCCTAAGCTTCCAAACATTCTTTTTATCAAATGATATCTCCCTTCCCTAACCTCTATCTTTATCCACCTTTTAGTCTCATCTAAAAAAGAAGCTGTACACGGTAAGGTCTTGCCGTCAGAAAGCTCAACCCCTTGTTCTATCTTTTTCAGGTCTAATTCAGTTATTTCTTTATCCAGCCAAACCTGATAGGTCTTAACAAGCTTCCATTTAGGATGCATCATCCTATGGGCAAGAACACCATCATCAGTAAAGATTAGCAGTCCTTCCGCATCCTTATCAAGTCTTCCCACAGGAAAAATCCTGTTTAATCCTGGCAGATCCTTAGGAAGAAAATCCATTACCGTAAGGTCCTTGTCTGACTTAGAGGTAACACACCCTCTGGGTTTATAGAATTTATAATAAAAACCTTCTACCTTACCCCTAACTTCTTTTCCGTC
Above is a genomic segment from Thermodesulfobacterium commune DSM 2178 containing:
- a CDS encoding 4Fe-4S dicluster domain-containing protein — encoded protein: MKQDMVMPYGISSVAYEIITCFGPKGCPNAINRPLELIKTLENVLKNSQLDDFIKNKLKGQPLKPHHRFKVSISDCPNGCSQLYIADFGIHSFVKIKHDDSLCTLCDNCVISCEEGAIKKVDQKIVIDNKKCIGCGGCIKACPEGAIKETYRGYKIYVGGKLGRHPRLASFLTKASPEEVPVYLKNLIEFYQNHNEKGERVGAMIEKMGWQKVKKLLNQKS
- a CDS encoding ATP-binding protein; the encoded protein is MKASKIIEIDEELCNGCGQCVIACHEGAIAIVNGKAKLVAEEVCDGLGACIGECPTGAIKLIEKPQTSSFLPCGCPSHQIKEFIPKNQPTGATEIPSSLSHWPVKLRLVPPSAKFLKGANLLICADCVAVAYPHLHTHLLPGKKILTGCPKFDPPELYWENLSEILHQAQPNGLEIAIMEVPCCKNLVKLLLDVRKTLSQKLPFKVYTISIDGRLKDIEEV
- a CDS encoding pseudouridine synthase; this encodes MRLDKFLSKLGIGSRKEVALLIKRGRVTINGIKVTDPGVKVNLEKDVVQIDGKEVRGKVEGFYYKFYKPRGCVTSKSDKDLTVMDFLPKDLPGLNRIFPVGRLDKDAEGLLIFTDDGVLAHRMMHPKWKLVKTYQVWLDKEITELDLKKIEQGVELSDGKTLPCTASFLDETKRWIKIEVREGRYHLIKRMFGSLGYKVVGLKRIAIGPVELGELKPSEIVPLSEEEVKLLKKAVGL